One Alphaproteobacteria bacterium HT1-32 genomic region harbors:
- a CDS encoding DUF853 family protein: MQPEPRLFLGLGDSPVSFDLRYANRHGLISGATGTGKTVTLQCLAEGFSSHGIPVILADVKGDLSGLCVAGHTDGKLGERANAVGLRSYAAEAFPVVFWDVLGKAGHPVRTTISEMGPLLLSRLMELNDTQAGVLEVIFAVADDQGLALLDLDDLRAMLAFAQEHKADLAKDYGAVSPASVAAILRKLLVLERSGADQFFAEPALEVTDLIRTDRYGKGMVHILQARELAESPRLYGTVLLWLLSELFEDLPEVGDQDRPKLVLIFDEAHMMFDNAPPALLEKTEQVVRLIRSKGVGVYFVTQNPLDIPSGVAGQLGNRIQHALRAFTATDRKAVKAVAQSFRDNPNFDAEQVLTELGLGEALVTTLEKKGTPTVVQRTLLRPPCSRIGVATEQEQAEVQKFSPYAGRYDTTINRESAFEILNARARKAAEEAASAEAEKRRQRVESRPAPRASSRKSNRQGIGEAMVKSVVRSIGSRLGREIVRGILGSIFKGR; this comes from the coding sequence ATGCAGCCAGAACCGCGACTTTTCCTCGGACTGGGCGATTCCCCCGTCAGCTTCGATCTGCGTTACGCCAACAGGCACGGCCTGATATCCGGCGCCACAGGAACCGGAAAAACTGTCACACTTCAATGCCTTGCCGAAGGTTTCTCAAGTCATGGCATACCTGTCATTCTGGCCGATGTGAAAGGTGATCTCTCTGGTTTGTGTGTCGCTGGCCACACCGACGGAAAACTTGGCGAACGGGCAAACGCAGTCGGACTCCGGTCCTACGCGGCTGAGGCCTTTCCCGTCGTATTCTGGGACGTGCTTGGCAAAGCCGGACATCCGGTTCGCACGACCATCTCAGAAATGGGGCCGCTTCTGCTGTCGCGACTGATGGAACTGAATGATACGCAGGCCGGTGTGCTGGAGGTCATCTTCGCCGTCGCCGACGACCAGGGGCTGGCGCTGCTGGATCTTGACGACTTGCGCGCCATGCTGGCCTTCGCACAGGAGCACAAAGCTGACCTGGCGAAAGACTATGGCGCCGTCAGCCCGGCCTCTGTTGCCGCAATCCTGCGCAAGCTGCTGGTGCTTGAACGCTCAGGTGCAGACCAGTTTTTTGCCGAACCCGCCCTGGAAGTGACGGACCTGATCAGAACCGATCGTTACGGCAAGGGCATGGTCCATATATTACAGGCCCGCGAACTGGCGGAATCCCCCCGGCTTTACGGAACCGTGCTGCTGTGGCTGCTGTCAGAGCTGTTCGAGGATCTGCCGGAAGTCGGGGATCAGGACCGGCCCAAGCTGGTGCTGATCTTTGATGAAGCCCACATGATGTTCGACAATGCACCGCCTGCACTGCTGGAGAAGACCGAACAGGTGGTACGGCTGATACGCTCAAAGGGTGTCGGGGTCTATTTCGTCACCCAGAACCCGCTCGACATTCCGTCTGGCGTAGCCGGCCAGCTTGGCAACCGTATCCAGCACGCCCTCCGGGCTTTCACGGCAACCGATCGCAAGGCCGTCAAGGCGGTCGCCCAATCCTTCCGGGATAATCCGAATTTTGATGCCGAACAGGTACTGACGGAACTCGGACTGGGTGAAGCACTGGTAACAACGCTTGAGAAGAAAGGCACGCCGACAGTCGTCCAGCGCACATTGCTGCGCCCGCCCTGCTCCCGCATCGGCGTTGCCACGGAGCAAGAGCAGGCTGAAGTTCAGAAATTCAGCCCCTATGCAGGGCGCTACGACACAACCATCAACCGGGAATCAGCCTTCGAAATTCTGAATGCACGGGCCCGGAAAGCCGCTGAAGAAGCTGCCAGCGCAGAAGCAGAGAAACGCCGGCAGCGTGTTGAAAGCCGTCCTGCCCCCCGCGCATCCTCCCGCAAATCAAACCGTCAGGGTATCGGTGAAGCTATGGTAAAAAGCGTTGTACGCTCAATCGGCAGCAGACTGGGGCGCGAAATCGTCCGCGGCATTCTGGGTTCTATATTCAAGGGGCGCTGA
- a CDS encoding VOC family protein, whose translation MQPRISMITLGVKDLAKSVAFYGTGLGFPQLDSPPSVAFFTLNGTWLGLFGHDDLAKDAGISPEGSGFRGVALAYNVASEELVDAAIQEAVSAGAKLVKQPEKVFWGGYSGYFSDPDGHLWEVAHNPFMWVGPEDTEMSGNS comes from the coding sequence ATGCAGCCCAGAATCAGTATGATTACCCTCGGGGTAAAAGACCTCGCGAAATCAGTCGCATTCTATGGCACAGGACTGGGATTTCCCCAGCTTGACTCCCCGCCTTCCGTTGCCTTTTTCACGCTTAACGGCACCTGGCTTGGCCTCTTCGGACATGATGATCTGGCAAAAGATGCGGGTATCTCCCCGGAGGGTTCCGGTTTTCGCGGCGTCGCGCTGGCATATAATGTTGCTTCTGAAGAGCTCGTCGATGCAGCCATACAGGAAGCCGTATCAGCGGGTGCAAAGCTGGTAAAACAGCCGGAAAAAGTGTTCTGGGGCGGCTATTCCGGCTATTTCTCGGACCCTGATGGTCATCTGTGGGAAGTTGCCCACAATCCCTTCATGTGGGTCGGACCGGAAGATACGGAGATGTCGGGGAACAGTTGA
- a CDS encoding 3-hydroxybenzoate 6-monooxygenase: MRNKKPILIAGGGIGGLATALGLSQKGFACMVLEKASRLGEIGAGIQLGPNAFHSFDHLGVGEAARRTAVYVEKLRFMDAISAEEICNIPLGDDFRARFGNPYAVVHRGDLHGVLLKACEDSPLVELRTSSAVTAYEQEGASVTACLASGERVAGCALIGADGLRSNVREQMLGDGEPRVSGHTTYRSVIPTEDMPEELRWNAAVLWGGPKCHIVHYPLSGWKVFNLVVTYHNDAPDAAAGVPCTHEEVARGFAHVHPKARQIIDRGRDWKYWVLCDRDPVLNWTEGRVALLGDAAHPTLQYLAQGACMAMEDAVCLSTLLDRHDGGFETVFPAYCQRRRDRTARVTIQSRLLGDQVFHNDTGHASLRNAYLKAKSPEDWYHSIDWLYGGHGLDARVVSGHPNRV, translated from the coding sequence ATGCGAAACAAGAAACCCATTCTGATCGCCGGTGGCGGTATTGGCGGGCTGGCGACGGCGCTGGGCCTGTCGCAGAAGGGATTTGCCTGCATGGTGCTGGAGAAGGCATCAAGGCTTGGAGAAATCGGAGCCGGTATTCAGCTCGGACCGAATGCCTTTCATTCCTTTGATCATCTCGGCGTGGGAGAGGCGGCGCGCCGCACGGCCGTCTATGTCGAGAAACTGCGCTTCATGGATGCGATCTCGGCCGAGGAAATCTGCAATATCCCGTTAGGGGATGATTTCCGGGCCAGATTCGGGAATCCCTATGCAGTCGTTCACCGGGGGGATCTGCATGGGGTCCTGCTGAAGGCCTGCGAGGACAGCCCCCTTGTCGAATTGCGCACGTCGAGCGCGGTAACAGCTTACGAGCAGGAGGGGGCGAGCGTTACCGCCTGCCTGGCAAGCGGTGAACGGGTGGCGGGGTGCGCTCTCATCGGGGCTGACGGATTACGCTCTAATGTACGCGAGCAGATGCTGGGCGACGGCGAACCGCGTGTCTCCGGCCATACGACCTACCGGTCTGTCATTCCGACCGAGGATATGCCGGAGGAACTGCGCTGGAATGCGGCTGTTCTGTGGGGTGGCCCGAAATGTCACATCGTTCATTATCCGCTCAGCGGCTGGAAGGTTTTCAATCTTGTCGTGACCTATCACAACGACGCGCCCGATGCCGCAGCCGGTGTGCCCTGCACCCATGAGGAAGTGGCGCGGGGATTCGCTCATGTCCATCCGAAGGCCCGTCAGATCATCGACCGGGGCAGGGACTGGAAATACTGGGTTCTGTGTGACCGTGATCCAGTTCTGAACTGGACCGAGGGCCGGGTTGCCCTGCTGGGTGATGCGGCTCATCCAACGCTGCAATACCTGGCACAGGGGGCCTGCATGGCGATGGAAGATGCGGTCTGCCTGTCGACCCTGCTGGACCGTCATGACGGCGGTTTTGAAACTGTATTTCCGGCCTATTGTCAGCGGCGGCGTGACCGGACAGCCCGTGTGACGATCCAGTCCCGTCTGCTGGGCGATCAGGTCTTTCACAACGACACGGGGCATGCGTCGCTGCGCAATGCCTATCTCAAGGCAAAATCACCGGAAGACTGGTATCATTCCATTGACTGGCTGTATGGCGGTCATGGTCTTGATGCCCGCGTGGTCAGCGGCCACCCGAACAGGGTCTGA
- a CDS encoding MarR family transcriptional regulator, with the protein MNDVYDMPGHLLRRMQQIAVSTFHDAVGDAGHGITPVQYACLRAVAAYPGEDQVRLAGVIAYDKTTIGGVIDRLIQKGFLKRTISEKDRRARVVHLTDTGRDLLVRITPLVTQAQNQMLSGLSEQEHRDFMRLLAKAAITANDLSRAPLRPID; encoded by the coding sequence CTGAACGATGTCTATGACATGCCCGGCCATCTGCTGCGCCGGATGCAGCAGATTGCCGTATCCACCTTTCACGACGCTGTCGGTGATGCAGGACATGGCATCACCCCTGTTCAGTATGCCTGTCTCCGGGCCGTTGCCGCTTATCCCGGTGAAGATCAGGTCCGGCTGGCCGGCGTCATAGCCTATGACAAGACCACGATTGGTGGCGTGATTGACCGGCTGATACAGAAAGGCTTTCTGAAGCGCACCATTTCAGAGAAAGACCGGCGCGCCCGCGTCGTCCACCTGACTGATACAGGCCGGGATCTTCTGGTGCGGATCACCCCACTCGTTACACAGGCCCAGAACCAGATGCTGTCAGGTCTGTCAGAACAGGAACACAGGGACTTTATGCGTCTGCTGGCAAAGGCGGCAATCACCGCCAATGACCTCAGCCGGGCGCCGCTCAGGCCAATCGACTGA
- a CDS encoding cupin encodes MKPVDLRTHPIHLGLGATALAEPEFTGSMDWYEAYGTRHLADGAEGRLVNLHSFTEPWSMWEMHPKGDEVVLCISGALTLHQEKPDGTINSIRLTPGTYAINPRGVWHTADTEEATTALFITAGEGTAHRPR; translated from the coding sequence ATGAAACCGGTTGATCTGCGCACCCATCCCATTCACCTCGGTCTTGGTGCCACCGCACTCGCCGAGCCGGAGTTCACAGGCTCAATGGATTGGTATGAAGCCTACGGGACACGCCATCTGGCTGACGGGGCGGAAGGCAGGCTCGTCAATCTCCACAGCTTTACCGAACCCTGGTCAATGTGGGAAATGCATCCGAAGGGGGATGAGGTTGTCCTCTGCATCAGTGGCGCTTTGACCCTGCACCAGGAAAAACCTGATGGCACGATCAACAGTATCCGCCTGACACCCGGAACCTACGCCATCAATCCACGGGGAGTCTGGCACACCGCAGATACAGAAGAGGCAACGACAGCCCTGTTCATCACAGCCGGTGAAGGAACAGCACACCGGCCACGCTGA
- a CDS encoding tryptophan-rich sensory protein, whose translation MASPTRLKSFLVLAGLLALTLAVGALGSYVTVPQIDGWYAEIVKSPYNPPRWVFGPAWTTLYILMAVAAWRIAISSSDRKEAALTAWAVQLALNCAWSFMFFGMQRPDLGLINIFLLNLAIIICLIRFHPISRPAFWLMVPYICWTAYATFLNFEIWRLNPVGAS comes from the coding sequence ATGGCATCGCCAACCCGTCTGAAATCATTCCTCGTTCTGGCTGGTTTACTGGCCCTGACACTGGCTGTAGGCGCGCTGGGCAGCTATGTGACTGTGCCACAGATTGATGGCTGGTATGCGGAGATCGTCAAGTCGCCCTATAATCCGCCCCGCTGGGTTTTTGGTCCGGCCTGGACGACGCTCTACATTCTGATGGCTGTTGCTGCCTGGCGGATTGCGATCAGCAGTTCAGACCGGAAGGAGGCAGCCCTGACCGCCTGGGCGGTACAGCTTGCGCTGAATTGTGCCTGGTCTTTCATGTTCTTCGGGATGCAGCGTCCGGATCTCGGGCTGATCAATATCTTCCTTCTGAATCTGGCGATCATCATTTGCCTGATCCGTTTTCATCCGATCAGCCGCCCTGCGTTCTGGCTGATGGTGCCTTATATCTGCTGGACCGCCTATGCGACCTTCCTGAATTTTGAAATCTGGCGGCTGAACCCGGTCGGAGCTTCCTGA
- a CDS encoding AAA family ATPase produces the protein MSAKIITIAQQKGGAGKTTVAAQLAVALATGKRKVALVDIDPQGSLTAWHGLRRKTMGQDAGGIHLSVVAGWQLSNELGRLRDDFDLLIVDSAANADTENKAAIRASDLVLVPMQPSLVDLWATGPTLTLAEKQKTRAMLLLNRVPPRGRLLDTIRQKVREEGLPCMKASLGNRVAFASSMLEGRGVLETEKSSLAAKEILTVLREVEKSLKTV, from the coding sequence ATGAGCGCGAAGATCATCACCATCGCACAGCAAAAGGGCGGTGCCGGAAAAACCACCGTGGCCGCACAACTGGCCGTTGCTCTGGCAACGGGGAAGCGAAAGGTTGCCCTGGTTGATATTGATCCGCAGGGCAGCCTGACCGCTTGGCATGGATTACGGCGTAAGACGATGGGACAGGATGCCGGCGGCATTCACCTTTCCGTAGTCGCCGGATGGCAGCTATCAAACGAACTCGGCCGCCTGCGCGATGATTTCGATCTGCTCATTGTTGATAGCGCGGCCAACGCCGATACGGAAAACAAGGCCGCGATCCGGGCCTCCGACCTTGTTCTGGTGCCGATGCAGCCCAGCCTTGTAGACCTCTGGGCTACCGGACCGACACTGACACTGGCGGAGAAACAGAAAACCCGCGCCATGCTGCTGCTGAACCGGGTACCGCCGAGAGGCAGGCTGCTGGATACCATCAGACAGAAAGTCCGGGAGGAAGGCCTGCCCTGCATGAAAGCCAGCCTTGGCAACCGGGTGGCTTTTGCCTCATCAATGCTGGAAGGCCGTGGCGTGCTTGAAACTGAAAAATCCAGCCTCGCCGCAAAAGAAATCCTCACGGTGCTTCGCGAGGTCGAAAAATCCCTGAAAACGGTGTAG
- a CDS encoding ATP-binding cassette domain-containing protein has translation MPKKKEVLLEMKDLRIEGYSDEKWVEIVHGVDLTLHRGEVMGLIGESGAGKSTMGLAAMGYARDGCRISGGSIEFDGMELTTTSESDKRALRGSRIAYVAQSAAASFNPAHRLIDQHTETPTHYRIMKRLESQEDAIRLYEKLRLPNPQEIGFRYPHQVSGGQLQRAMTAMAMSCRPDLIIFDEPTTALDVTTQIEVLLAIRDIVDQFNTAAIYITHDLAVVAQMADTIKVLLKGDEVEQSDTRSMLESPQEDYTKSLWAVRSFKRDQKSRPSGDAVPVVSVQNIDASYGQTPVLHDVSFDIHAGMTVAVVGESGSGKSTTARCITGLLPPTAGQVLFKGEELPPNYRQRTKDQLRQAQMIYQMADTALNPKVQIKEIIGRPAQFYGGLKGNALKSRVDELLDLIELEPSQYYNRYPPELSGGQKQRIGIARALAAEPTFIICDEVTSALDQLVAEGILKLLDRLQKELDLAYMFITHDLATVRSIADEVVVMKQGRVVEQGGKKEMFTPPHHPYTDLLLSSVPEMDPDWLTNVVEQRGVDNIGEAADT, from the coding sequence ATGCCAAAGAAAAAGGAAGTTCTGCTGGAGATGAAGGACCTTCGTATTGAAGGTTATTCAGACGAGAAGTGGGTTGAAATTGTTCATGGTGTTGACCTGACCCTGCATCGCGGGGAGGTCATGGGCCTGATCGGTGAATCCGGGGCCGGCAAATCGACGATGGGACTGGCCGCAATGGGCTATGCCCGCGACGGGTGCCGTATCTCCGGCGGTTCCATTGAGTTTGACGGAATGGAGCTGACCACCACATCGGAATCAGACAAGCGTGCTCTGCGCGGTTCGCGGATTGCCTATGTGGCGCAGTCCGCTGCGGCGTCGTTCAACCCGGCTCACAGGCTGATTGATCAGCACACAGAAACGCCGACCCATTACCGGATCATGAAGCGTCTCGAAAGCCAGGAAGACGCCATTCGTCTGTATGAGAAGCTGCGCCTGCCGAATCCGCAGGAAATCGGCTTCCGCTATCCGCATCAGGTTTCCGGTGGGCAGTTGCAGCGGGCGATGACGGCTATGGCCATGTCCTGCCGTCCAGACCTGATTATCTTTGATGAGCCGACGACGGCACTGGATGTAACCACCCAGATCGAGGTGTTGCTGGCGATTCGCGATATTGTCGACCAGTTCAATACGGCGGCAATCTACATCACCCACGACCTCGCTGTCGTGGCTCAGATGGCTGATACGATCAAAGTGCTGCTGAAGGGTGATGAGGTTGAACAGTCTGATACCCGCAGCATGCTGGAATCGCCGCAGGAGGACTATACCAAGTCACTCTGGGCGGTTCGCAGTTTCAAGCGCGATCAGAAATCACGTCCTTCCGGTGATGCGGTTCCCGTGGTGTCGGTTCAGAATATTGATGCATCCTATGGACAGACTCCGGTACTGCATGATGTTTCCTTTGATATTCATGCGGGCATGACGGTGGCTGTGGTGGGTGAATCCGGTTCCGGCAAGTCCACAACAGCGCGATGCATTACAGGACTTCTGCCGCCGACAGCGGGACAGGTTCTGTTCAAGGGCGAGGAGCTTCCGCCGAATTACCGCCAGCGTACCAAGGATCAGCTTCGTCAGGCGCAGATGATCTATCAGATGGCGGATACGGCATTGAATCCGAAGGTTCAGATCAAGGAAATCATTGGCCGTCCGGCCCAGTTCTATGGCGGGCTGAAAGGCAATGCGCTGAAAAGCCGGGTTGATGAACTGCTCGACCTGATCGAACTGGAACCATCGCAGTACTACAACCGGTATCCGCCTGAACTGTCCGGTGGTCAGAAACAGCGTATCGGGATTGCCCGGGCGCTGGCGGCCGAGCCGACATTCATCATCTGTGATGAGGTGACCAGCGCGCTCGATCAGTTGGTGGCGGAGGGCATCCTGAAGCTGCTGGACAGGCTGCAGAAGGAACTCGACCTGGCCTATATGTTCATCACCCATGACCTTGCGACCGTACGCTCGATCGCTGACGAGGTTGTGGTGATGAAGCAGGGCAGAGTGGTGGAGCAGGGGGGCAAGAAGGAAATGTTCACCCCGCCGCACCATCCCTATACGGACCTGCTGCTGTCCTCGGTGCCGGAAATGGACCCGGACTGGCTGACCAATGTGGTCGAGCAACGTGGTGTGGATAATATCGGCGAAGCTGCCGATACCTGA
- a CDS encoding ABC transporter permease subunit, whose amino-acid sequence MNFFVIGYYAILIGASCLAAYYNLRSAFLLLFSLTLASFVIGIVGGESTLWSMTVFAGIIALAAGTSYAFREFLVIVLPRDPAKAMRTAPLTASFGLFIVGVYAITGIFAPVIAPFGEAEIVTEAFAPADNVYLLGGDQLGRDLFSRLVFGARNTVGLALVATTAAFVMGAFAGLLAATLGGWLDQVMGRAADVIMSIPSLIFALLMLSIFGTNAFVLVVIVAIIYSPRVFRLTRAVAGNIVVMDYIEAARLRGEGMWYLIRKEILPNSTAPLIAEFGLEFCFVFLLIAGLSFLGLGIQPPTADWGSMVRENATLISFGEITPLIPAAAIALLTVSVNFVVDWMLYRSSGLKE is encoded by the coding sequence ATGAATTTCTTCGTCATAGGCTATTATGCAATACTGATCGGCGCCTCCTGTCTGGCGGCCTATTATAATCTTCGCAGTGCCTTTCTGCTGCTGTTCTCCCTCACACTGGCCTCTTTTGTGATTGGTATCGTTGGCGGTGAATCGACGCTCTGGTCGATGACTGTGTTTGCCGGGATCATCGCACTGGCGGCAGGGACTTCTTACGCATTCCGCGAGTTTCTGGTTATCGTGCTGCCACGGGATCCGGCCAAGGCGATGCGGACCGCTCCGCTGACTGCCAGCTTCGGGCTGTTTATCGTCGGTGTTTACGCCATCACCGGTATATTCGCTCCGGTAATTGCACCTTTCGGTGAAGCGGAGATCGTTACGGAAGCCTTTGCACCAGCAGATAATGTCTATCTTCTGGGGGGCGACCAGTTAGGTCGTGACCTGTTCAGCCGGCTTGTCTTCGGCGCACGAAATACTGTTGGTCTGGCGCTGGTTGCGACCACAGCGGCCTTTGTCATGGGGGCCTTTGCCGGATTGCTGGCAGCAACGCTTGGTGGCTGGCTGGATCAGGTTATGGGACGGGCTGCTGATGTCATCATGTCTATTCCGTCGCTTATCTTCGCGCTGCTGATGCTGTCGATTTTTGGCACCAATGCTTTCGTTCTGGTGGTCATCGTTGCGATTATCTATTCGCCGCGTGTTTTCCGCCTGACCAGAGCGGTCGCCGGGAACATCGTGGTGATGGATTATATTGAGGCGGCGCGTCTGCGGGGTGAAGGTATGTGGTATCTGATCCGCAAGGAAATCCTGCCGAACTCGACAGCGCCCCTGATTGCGGAATTCGGCCTCGAATTCTGTTTCGTCTTCCTGCTGATCGCAGGTCTGTCATTCCTTGGTCTTGGCATCCAGCCGCCAACAGCGGACTGGGGCTCGATGGTACGTGAGAATGCGACCCTGATTTCCTTTGGTGAAATCACGCCGCTCATTCCCGCGGCTGCCATTGCGCTGCTGACAGTGTCCGTAAACTTTGTCGTCGACTGGATGTTGTACCGGTCGTCGGGTCTGAAGGAGTAG
- a CDS encoding ABC transporter permease subunit: MGDVLGIVAKRLGLGLLTLLIISIIIFGAVELLPGDVARAVLGMGATDETVAAMREQMGLDRPAPVRYFEWLLGAVTGDFGVSLISQSPVGEIIGPRFMNTLFLACYAAVIAVPIAIALGVVVALLRNTLFDRVANVLTLTSISSPEFFLGYILILYFSVKGGYFPSIAKISDGMSFLEILERTFLPALTMVLVVVAHMMRMTRAAIISLLASPYIEMARVKGMPAWKVIVKHALPNAWAPIINVVALNLAYLITGVVLVEVVFVYPGIGQLLVDAVTKRDFPVVQACCLIFAATFILLNLAADVGAIITNPRLRYKK; this comes from the coding sequence ATGGGCGATGTATTGGGCATCGTTGCCAAACGACTGGGACTTGGGCTGCTGACACTGCTCATTATCTCAATCATTATTTTTGGCGCGGTTGAGCTTCTGCCGGGTGATGTAGCCCGGGCAGTTCTGGGAATGGGGGCTACGGATGAAACCGTTGCTGCCATGCGTGAGCAAATGGGACTGGACCGGCCAGCCCCCGTTCGATATTTCGAATGGCTGCTTGGTGCTGTCACCGGCGATTTCGGCGTTTCGCTGATTTCTCAGTCGCCGGTCGGCGAAATCATCGGCCCGCGTTTCATGAACACATTGTTTCTGGCCTGTTACGCTGCGGTGATTGCGGTTCCCATTGCAATCGCGCTCGGGGTTGTTGTGGCCCTGCTGCGCAACACCCTGTTTGATCGCGTCGCCAATGTGCTGACCCTGACATCAATCTCGTCACCGGAATTTTTCCTGGGTTACATCCTGATCCTCTACTTCTCCGTGAAGGGGGGATATTTCCCGTCCATTGCGAAAATCAGCGATGGCATGTCCTTCCTTGAAATTCTCGAACGGACATTCCTGCCGGCGCTGACCATGGTTCTGGTTGTCGTTGCTCATATGATGCGGATGACCCGGGCTGCGATCATCAGCCTGCTGGCCTCGCCCTATATCGAAATGGCGCGGGTCAAGGGGATGCCGGCCTGGAAAGTCATTGTGAAGCATGCGCTTCCCAATGCCTGGGCGCCGATCATCAACGTGGTTGCGCTGAACCTTGCCTATCTGATCACAGGCGTGGTGCTGGTCGAGGTGGTTTTTGTTTATCCGGGCATCGGGCAGTTGCTTGTCGATGCCGTGACCAAACGGGATTTCCCGGTAGTGCAGGCCTGCTGCCTCATCTTCGCTGCAACCTTCATTCTGCTGAATCTGGCGGCAGATGTCGGGGCGATCATCACCAACCCGCGTTTGCGGTACAAGAAGTGA
- a CDS encoding twin-arginine translocation signal domain-containing protein, with protein MAGNTEFNLIKRMEAEVRRGRISRRDFMSHALAAGVSLSVASGIWSTSAMAAPKKGGLFRLGSHDGNTSDTHDPGTYLSFSIIQLAHTYRSYLTMITPENGLGADLAESWEATPDAKEWTFKIVKGASFHSGKPVTADDIIASMNHHRGEKTTSAAKALLKDVNDIVKNDSHSVTFKLAAGNADLPWLMTDYHLAICPAKADGTIDWQSGDGSGPYKIVNNDFGVNTKLVRHDGWHGQGAWFDEVEVTVLNDPNARQTALVTGDVDAVTQLELKTLSLLKRNPNIEIDNVPSGAAITMPMFCDQAPFDDVNVRNALKLAIDRDEIIQKIAYGTAIPGNDAHVSPNMPYWADLPQRKYDPDQAKSLLKKAGHENLSVSLSTADSVFSGAVDLCVLYAEQAKKAGININVVREPNDGYYSDVWLKKPFCMVQWGARPTPDVMLSLAYKDDAAWNESHWQNERFNVLLRQAKAELDQDKRAAMYREMQELARNDGGTIIPMFTNFVYARNKKVKHGPNLAASWQVDGARGASRWWFDS; from the coding sequence ATGGCTGGGAACACTGAATTTAATCTGATTAAGCGCATGGAGGCGGAGGTCCGTCGCGGGCGTATCTCGCGTCGTGACTTCATGAGCCATGCTCTGGCTGCCGGCGTTTCCCTGTCGGTTGCGTCGGGCATCTGGTCGACGTCGGCGATGGCAGCACCAAAGAAGGGCGGACTGTTCCGGCTTGGTTCACATGACGGTAATACGTCAGACACCCACGATCCGGGCACCTATCTCAGCTTCTCCATCATTCAGCTTGCGCATACCTATCGCAGCTATCTGACGATGATTACCCCGGAAAACGGTCTTGGGGCTGACCTTGCAGAATCCTGGGAAGCCACCCCGGATGCGAAGGAATGGACCTTCAAGATCGTCAAGGGTGCGTCTTTCCACAGCGGCAAGCCGGTGACGGCGGATGATATCATTGCCTCAATGAATCATCATCGTGGCGAGAAGACCACTTCAGCAGCCAAGGCACTGCTCAAGGATGTCAATGATATCGTCAAGAATGACAGCCATTCCGTAACCTTCAAGCTGGCCGCCGGCAATGCCGATCTGCCCTGGCTGATGACGGATTATCATCTGGCAATCTGCCCGGCGAAGGCTGATGGCACGATTGACTGGCAGTCCGGCGATGGCTCCGGCCCCTACAAGATCGTCAATAATGACTTTGGTGTGAATACCAAGCTGGTACGTCATGACGGCTGGCATGGTCAGGGCGCCTGGTTTGACGAGGTTGAGGTTACTGTTCTCAACGATCCGAATGCCCGTCAGACGGCGCTGGTGACCGGTGATGTCGATGCAGTGACGCAGCTTGAACTGAAAACGCTGTCGCTGCTGAAGCGTAATCCGAACATCGAGATCGACAATGTGCCGAGTGGTGCTGCGATCACGATGCCGATGTTCTGTGATCAGGCACCGTTCGATGATGTCAATGTGCGTAACGCACTGAAGCTGGCGATCGACCGGGATGAAATCATCCAGAAGATTGCATATGGCACGGCTATTCCGGGCAATGATGCCCATGTCTCGCCGAACATGCCGTACTGGGCGGATCTGCCGCAGCGCAAATATGATCCGGATCAGGCGAAGTCTCTGTTGAAAAAAGCTGGTCACGAGAATCTGTCGGTCAGCCTGTCAACGGCAGACAGTGTGTTCTCCGGCGCGGTCGACCTTTGTGTTCTGTATGCCGAGCAGGCCAAGAAGGCCGGCATTAACATCAATGTCGTGCGTGAGCCGAACGATGGCTATTACTCGGATGTCTGGCTGAAGAAGCCGTTCTGCATGGTGCAGTGGGGCGCACGTCCGACACCGGATGTCATGCTCAGCCTGGCTTACAAGGACGATGCTGCCTGGAACGAAAGCCACTGGCAGAACGAGCGATTCAATGTGCTGCTGCGTCAGGCAAAGGCGGAACTGGATCAGGACAAGCGGGCGGCGATGTATCGCGAGATGCAGGAACTGGCCCGTAATGACGGCGGGACGATCATCCCGATGTTTACGAACTTCGTCTACGCACGAAACAAGAAGGTCAAACACGGCCCGAACCTTGCCGCAAGCTGGCAGGTCGACGGCGCACGCGGTGCAAGCCGCTGGTGGTTTGATTCCTGA